The following nucleotide sequence is from Thermostaphylospora chromogena.
ATCCTGGCGGCCACCGTGATCGCCGACGCCTTCTGCCACTCGATGGTGCGGGCCTTGGTCGGTGCGCTGCTGGCGGTGGGCGACGGCCGGCGCGACGTCGAGTGGCCCGCTCGGGTGCTGGCGGCCGGCGTGCGGGACAGCGGCGTGCACGTCGCCCCCGCGCACGGCCTGTGCCTGGAGGAGGTCGCCTACCCCCCCGACGAGGATCTCGCCGCCCAGGCCGCACGGACCCGCCGCGTGCGCACCCTGGCGGCCGACGGCTGAGCCCGTCCCGCCTCCGGACGTTCCCGTCACCGGACGTCCCGCCCCGGCACGGCCGGGGCGTTCCTCCGGAGGCCGGCCACGGCCGGTGAGCCCTCCGGCGGTGGACGGTCAGCCGGTGATGCGGCGCTCCAGGACGCGGGAGGTGATGTCGCGGAAGCCGCCGCTCAGCTCGCCGAGGATCGCGTCCTTCTCCGTGGGGGTGCTGCCGTCGGATTTCGTCGCGTAGCTGAAGACGATGTAGCGGCCCCAGACCAGTCCCGAAGCGTAGCCGCCCGCGATGTGCACCCGCTCCGCGCCCGACCCCTTCTTGCCGGGCAGCCCGCGGAACCAGATGTTCTCCTTCAGGTTCTTGGCCTGGTCGGCGCGGCTGGCGTCGTCCCTCGTGGGGAAGACGGCGATTCCCGTGGTGATCGCATAGCGCTTCTTCGCGTCCACGTAAGTGGCCCGCACAACGCGCTCGCACCGGTTGTCGGTCAGCGCGGTGGCGAAGGTGCCGAGTGCGGCCTCCTCACACTTCTGCGTGAGTTCCGTCGTGACCCGCGTGAAGGCGGTGTCGGAGACGGTGACCTTCTTGTCGGAGAACGCCTCATCGAGCGTGAGCGGCTGCGGATCGGTCTCCGTGGAGTCGAGCACGGAGGCGGCGGCCTCCTCCGTGGGGGTGCTGGACGCCGGGGCGGAGGTGGGTTCGCCGGAGGCGCGCGGGGTGGTGTGCGCGGGCGTCGAGAGCGTCTGGTAGATGAAGAAGCCGCCGCCGGCCAACGTGCCGATCAACGCCACCGAGCCGAGGGTGATCAGGAGCTTCTTGCGTCCGTTCTTGTCCCCGGACTCCGACGTGGAAGACCCGGTCGGCTGCCCCTGCTGCCACGGCTGACCGGGCTGTCCCGGCAGGCCCGTCTCCGACTGTTCCGGCCGTCCCAGCATGGGCGATCCAGCGGGCCTGGTGGGCTGCTGCAGCGGGGTGAACGGACCGCGCGTCCCCTCGGGGGTCGGGGGAGGGGCAGGCTGCTCGCCACCGTGCGCCCCCGGCCACGGCGGAAGCTGGCCACCCGGCGCGGCGAACGGCCCCGCCGCGTGTTCGGCGGGCGCGGGACCCGGACCGGACGCCGGGCCGGACGACGGACCGGACGCGGGCCCGGACGACGGACCGGTGGGCGGCCCTTGAGGATCGGACGGCGCGGTCTGGCCGGGAAAGGCGTGATTCGGCCCGCTGGTCGGTCCGCTGCTCGGCCCCTGCTGCGGCGGCGCGCTCTGCGGAAAGGCGGCGGCCGGATTCGGCGCGACGGGAGCACCGATCTGCTGAGGCCCGGACCACTGCGGCCCCTGCCGGCCGAACTGCTGCGCCCCGGGCTGCGCCGGAGGGAAGGGCGCGGGCGCCTGCTGCGCCCCGTCGAGACCGGGCCACGGCGCCTGCGGCTGTGAACCCGGCTGCGGCGGAGGACTCGCATGCGGCCCCTGAAGGTCGGGCTGCGGTCCCTGCGACCCCGGGTACGGCCCCTGCGGACCCGAGGGAGAACCCTGGGGACCGGACGGGACCCCCTGAGGGCCGGATTGCGGTCCGGACGAGGACGCGCGGCGAGGGCCGCCGAGCCGTGCCGTGCGTTCCGGCGCCTCCGGGAACCCGCCGCCCGGCGGGCCGTACCCGCCGGAGGGGCCGTTCGCCCCCTCGGGACCGCCGAGTCGTGCCGTGCGTTCCGGCGCCTCCGGGAACCCGCCGCCCGGCGGGCCGTACCCGCCGGGGTACTGCGCCCCGAAGCCGTTCGGCCCCTCAGGGCCGCCGCCGTGGGCCCCCGGACCGACGGGTTGTCCGGGAGGGAGACCGGGCCCGCCCGGTCCGGTGTAGGGGCCGGGACCTTGAGCGCCGTCGAACCCGTTCGGTGCTCCGGGAGCGACGCCGGGTGCCGCCGCCGGTGCTTCGGACGGCGGGTGAGAGGGGATGCCCTGGTCCTCGCCGGACTGATCGTGGGGCGGGGAGTTCAGTGATTCGCCGCGTCCCTGTAGCACGGAATGCCCTTCGGTGGTTCCGGTGGAGGGGAAGTCGGTGTCGACCCCATGAGCACCATTGTCCCCATCTGTCGCGGGGAGTGCGCTGCCGGAGGGGCCGCCACCGGTCGCCGGGGGGTGTTCGGCGGTCCTTTCGCCGTCGGCCTGATGCTCGCCGGAGCCGAGCCCGTCGACCTGTCGCCGGTCGTCGAGCGGGCCTTGGTCCGGCCGCTGTTCGGAGGGGGCGCCGTCCGCCGTGATCGTCGAGCCGACGACGGGCGGCGAGGCCACGTGGTCGCTCACCGTCGCGTCGTCGGGGCGCGCGTCTGCGGCGGGCGGCTCGGCGCTTCCGATCGTCGCCGGGGCGAGCGGGACCGAGACGAGCCCGTCGGCGTCCCGGCGCGGGGCCTCCTCCACGGGATCGTTCCGGTCCGCCCCCGGGGAGGTCTCGGCCGGGGAAGCCGCGCCGATCACGGGGGTCACCGTCTCAGCGGAGGGCATGACGGAACGTTCCCGGGACGGTTCGGAGCCGCCTTCAGCCGCGTGGTCACGCGGCCCGCCCCCGGCCTGCGCGTCCTGCGGCGAGGGGGGAGGCCACACCGGGATGTCCACGGGCGCGAGCGTTTTGGGGACCGGCCGGGTCATGGTGGCCTCGTCGGGAGCGGGAGGCGTTCCCGTCTCCGGGGTGCGCGCCTCCGGGGCTGAGCCGTCCAGGCCGGATCCGCCGGACCCGCCGTCGGACGCGTCGGCGGCGGACGCCTCGGGCTGACGGCGGCGCGGCACGGGGCGGGTGGCGGTGGCGGTGTCGTCTCCGGTATCACCGGAGACCGCGGAGCCGTCACCGAACCCCGCAGAGCCGTCGTTCTTCGCGGAGGCGTCGCCACCGGCCTGGTCGTCCTGCGGCGACCACGAGCCGTCGTCGATCGGCTCTCCCGTCGCGGCCGGCCATGGGGCGGCGGCGGGTGCGTTCGCGGCGGCGGGCCACACGGCCATGCCCGCTGCCGCGGCGGTGAACGCGGGCGGAGGCCGCCACAGGGGGTCGCCCGGTGGCGCGGGCGGCGGAGCGGGGGGCGATGCGGGCGCGCCGGGCGGGACGAGCCCCGCGGGGGGCGACGGCCGGGCCGTCGCCGGCGGAAGCGCGGGATCGGGGGCGGAGTCGTCGAACCAGTCGTAGGCGGGCCCGTCGGCCGGGACCTCCCAGGGCTGCGGCGTGGCCATCCAGTCGTCCGCCGGTGACGCCTGCCGTTCGGCAGGGTCCGAGGCGGAGGACGGCGCGGCCGGAGGATCGGCGTGCGGGAACGCCGGGGCGTGCGAGGGCGTGTTCCCCCCGGGCCCCGGGGAAGACGAGGCGTCGGGGGCGGGATGCGGCGTCAGGCCGTCCGGACCCGATTGCGGGGTCGCCGGAGAGCCCGAACCTACGGCATCGGGCTCGTGTTCGGCACCGAGATCCTGCCCACGCATAGGCCGAAGCGTAGCGAGAGACGGAGATCGTCAGGCACGTATAACGGGATCCGGCGCCCTATTTGCGGCGAAATGTCGATCGCGCACGCGCTTTTCCGCTGATCCGGACCACCGTCCTCCGCAGGCCGCGCCCGGATCACTCGGGCCGACGGCCGGTGAGGGTGCGGGAGTCCAAGGCGGGGAAGACGGTGGCGTCGGTGATGTTCACCGCCGCGCGCGTCAGTTTCTTCCGCTCGGCCTTGGACGGCTCATGCCCGTCCTTGAACTGGAACCACAGCAGCACGGCGTAGTGGCCATGCCGCCACGCACCCGCGTTCGCCTGGCCGGTGCCGAGCGACTTGGTGTGCTCGTCCTTGCCGGGCAGCGGCTTGACGTAGTCCTCCAGCTTGCTCCCGGCGGCGGCGTCGACCACCTTCTTGGCCGACTTCGAGGTGTTCAGGTTGGCCACCCCGACGGTACCGATGATCTGCCCCGACCTGTCCCGGAAGCTGGCCCGCAGAAGCTGGTTGCACTTGCCCGCGGTCAGGGCCTTCTGCAGCTTCTCTCCGGTCGCGCCGTTCTTGCAGACCTTGTCCAACCTGCGGATGGTCATGTAGTACGTCTGCCCGCCCTTGGTGATCTTCCTGCGGGGGAAGATCTCCTTGAGCGTGAGCGGATGCTTGTCGGTGGCACGGGAGGCGGCGAAGCCGTCCTTGTGGTTGGGCACCCCGGGCGGAGGCGTGGCGCTGGTCTCCGTCACGGGCTTCTCGGCGGTGACCGAGGTGTCGGGCTCGGCCGAGGCCATGTACGCCAATCCGACCCCTCCCGCGATCAGGAAGGCGAGCGCTCCGAGCGAGATGTAGACGGGCCGGCGCGAACGCGGGCCCTCGTCGTACGGGCTCCACATCCTGCGCTGCTCGGGCTCCTCCTCGACGACCTTCTCCGACGGGGGGTCGTCGGTGCGGGACGCGGGGTCGCCGGTGGTTCTCCCGGTCTTCGCGTCCGCGGTTTCCTCGCCGCGACGGCGGCCGCGGCGCTTCCGGGACGGCTCGGCCGTGTCCTCGTAGGGACGGCCGCCGTCACCGGCCGGCTCGAACGCTCCGGGCCGCCGCGGAGGATCGGGCTGCTCGGCGTCCTCCGGTCGGCCGGAGCCGCCGGCCGGGGCGGAGGTTTCGGGCCGGGACCAGAGGTCCTGGGCCGGTCCGGCGGGCTGCTCGAAGCCGTTGTCCTGGCGGCTGCCCCAAAGGTCGCCGCCGGACGGCCGCACGGAATCGAAGGACGGTGCGAAGACCTCCGTGGAGGAGGTGAGCGGGTCTTCCGGTCGTTCGGGGCTCCTGCCGAAGGCCTCCGTCGGCCGCGCGGAGGTCTCCTCAGCCGATCCGGCGCCGTTCTCGGCGGGCCGCGCACTCCGCGGCGCGCCGAGGGGATCGGAGCCGAAGAGGACGGATGTGAACGTCTCGGTGGAGCCGCCGAGGTCGTGCGCTGGGCCGGACGGCTCGGGGCCCGGGTCGCGGCGCGAGAACGGCGTGAAGAAGTCGCGGGGCTCCGCGGCCGAGGGTGATCCCGGCCGCTCCGGCCTCGCCGGACCAGCGCCGATGCCCAGCGGGTCTGCCCGCAGCGCGTCTACGCCGAGCGGATCCGACCCCGGGGTCTTCTCCAAGGGGCCCGTTGCGAAGGGGTCGGACGAGAAAGAGGGCCGCGCCGAAGCGGCGGATGCGGCGGAAGACTCGGCCGGCGGATCCGGGGTGAACGGGGTCGGTTCCCGGCCCGAAGAGCCGGGGCCCGCCTCGAAGGCCCAAGAGCCGCTCGTGCGCGCCTCGTCCGGGCCCTTGCCGTACGGCGAGGAATCCGGCCAGCCGGCCGGTCGGCGGTCGGCCGGCCACGCGGAGGACTCCGGCGGCGGCTCGGCGGATGGCTCGGTCCGTCTTCGCGGTGGCGCCTCGAACCAGCTTTCGCCTGGTGGAGATGTGCTCGCGCCATGGTATGGCCGTCGGCGTGGCGGTTCCCCGGGAATGCCCATGCGTGGAAGGGTAGCTGTGAACCGCTATAGAAGGTCACGAATAGCCGAAGTCCTGCGTCCACCAGGGGCCGCCTTCGCCCTCTGCGACGCCGACGCCGATGGCCCGCAGCTCGCAGTTGACGATGTTCTGGCGGTGCCTTCGGCTGCTCATCCAGCCGCGCACCGCTTCCTCGGCGTCCTGGTAGCCGCGGCCGATGTTCTCCGCACCTCCGTCGGGATAACCGGCGCGCTCCATGCGCAGCCACGGGGAGGTGCCGTCGGAGGAGTCGTGCGACAGGAGCCCGGTGGCCGCCATGTCCCGCGAATGCTGCCTGGCCGAGCGGACCAGCCGCGCGTCCACCCGCAGCGGACGGCAGCCCGCGCGGCGCCGCGCCGCGTTGGTGAGCCGCACGACCTCCGCCTCCAGCGCCGCCAGGTCCGTCTCCCCGGCGCGGGACTCGTGCTCGCTGCCGAGGGCGGTGGTGGCGTCGCCGAGGTCGTCTCGGTGAGCCTGGTCGGCTGTGCTCTTCTTCTCACGCGGCGCCTTGGAGACCTCGGCGCTGGGCCGGACGCGCTCGGCCGACGGAGAGGGGGCGGACCGTACGACCGTGCCGAGCGGGGCGCGGCTCTCCTCGGCGTGCGGGGAGGGCGGGTCGGAGGTCGGCGTGGAGGTACCGGGCGCGGCGTTGTTCAGGAAGATCTGGTCGGAGGTGTCGGGGCCGCGGGACAACCGGCCGATCAGGATGCCGGTCAGCAGTACGGCGATCATCAGGCAGGCTGACATCCCCAGGTGGTTCCGGCGCTGGATGCTCCGCTGGGGGTGCCGGGGGTGAGGGGACAGCCGCATGCCGAAGTCAACGATAGAGTTGCCGAGTAGCGGGGAAGAAGAGGGCAACGGTTACAAGATTCAACCATTTATCCGTTCCTTGTGGAGCTCTTCTCCCTTTTCCCCGCATGCCGTGCGTCACCGTCCCGTTGAGCTCCGCGCCCGTCTTCCGACACGGCGGACACCGTCGGCGCATGCCCGCCTCACCGCTCTCAATCGAGTAAAATCCCCGAAGGACTTCCGGAGCAACCCCAGCTTTTTGACCCGTGCGTGCCGGGGCCGGTAGTCTGCTAGTTCGTTGTGTGCGAATCGGTCCTTCAGTGACCGGTGCGCGGCGCGTCCGGCGTCTTCTCCCGTAGTGCGGAGACGGAAGGTTCGGGCCGTCGTGCCCGCACCTCCCAACGATCGCTGTCTCGTCCGGCAGCGCAGAAGACGCGAACAAAGAAGGCTCACGACCGTGCGCACGTACTCACCGAAGCCCGCCGACGTCCAGCGCCAGTGGTACGTCATCGACGCCACCGACGTCGTGCTGGGGCGGCTGGCCAGCCAGGTCGCCACGCTGCTCCGCGGTAAGCACAAGCCGATCTTCGCCCCTCACGTGGATACGGGCGACTTCGTCATCGTGGTCAACGCTGACAAGGTGGTGCTGACCGGCAACAAGCTGCAGCAGAAGCGGGCGTACCGCCACTCCGGTTACCCCGGTGGTCTGCGCTCCATCCCCTACAGCGAGCTGATGGAGAAGCGGCCTGCTCGCGTCATCGAGAAGGCCGTCAAGGGCATGCTGCCGAAGAACTCCCTGGGCCGGAAGATGGCCAAGAAGCTGAAGGTCTACGCCGGTCCGGACCACCCGCACCAGGCGCAGAAGCCGATCCCGTTCGAGATCACCCAGATCGCCCAGTAGCACCGTTGGCCGACGGCTGACGCGAGATCGAAAGTAAAGAGGAGAACCGTGGCCGAGCCCACCGGTGTCGAGACGCCCGTCGAGGGCGCGCTGGAGGACTACTCCAGCGAGGAGTACCCGTCTGAGTACACGACCGAGTCCGCTCCCAGCGAGACCGCCGTCACCAAGCCCATCACCACCGGCCACTCCTACGGCACGGGCCGTCGCAAGGAGGCCGTGGCCCGCGTCCGCATCGCGCCGGGCACCGGCAGGTGGACCATCAACGGCCGCTCACTGGACAGCTACTTCCCGAACAAGGTCCACCAGCAGATGGTCAACGAGCCGTTCGTCGAGCTCGGCGCCGAGGGCCAGTTCGACGTCATCGCGCGTATCAACGGCGGCGGTGTGACCGGTCAGGCCGGTGCGCTGCGCATGGGCCTGGCTCGTGCTCTGGCGGCGCTGGACGTCGAGAACAACCGCCCGCCCTTGAAGAAGGCCGGCTTCCTCACCCGCGACGCGAGGGTCAAGGAGCGTAAGAAGTACGGCCTCAAGAAGGCCCGTAAGGCTCCTCAGTACAGCAAGCGTTGACGGGCCGGCTCTTCGGCACCGACGGGGTTCGGGGGGTCGCCGGGCGCGACCTCACCGCCGAACTCGCCATGGACCTGTCCGTGGCGGCGGCTCATGTCCTCGGCGATGCCGGTGCGTTCGACGGCAACACCGGACGGCGCGGCCGTCCGGTTGCCGTCGTGGGTCGCGACCCACGTGCCTCGGGTGAGTTCCTGGAGGCCGCCGTGGTCGCGGGTTTGGCGTCTTCGGGCGTCGACGTGCTGCGGCTCGGCGTGCTGCCCACGCCGGCGGTCGCCTACCTCACCGCCGCGCTCGGAGCCGATCTGGGTGTCATGCTCTCCGCCTCGCACAATCCCGCGCCGGACAACGGCATCAAGTTCCTCGCCAGGGGCGGGTACAAGCTGCCCGACGAGGTGGAGAACGAGATCGAGCGGCGGCTGGGGGAGAAGTGGGAGCGCCCGGTCGGCGCGGCCGTGGGCCGGGTGAGAGACGCCTTCGGTGAAGCCGACCGTTACATCTCCCACCTGCTCGAGACGATCCCGTGCAGCCTGGAAGGGCTCGACGTCGTCGTGGACTGCGCCAACGGTGCGGCCCACATGGTGGCCCCCGAGGCGCTGCGGCGGGCCGGAGCCACGGTCGAGGCCATCTGCGCCAGCCCTGACGGGTTGAACATCAACGACGGCTGCGGCTCGACCGACATGGAACGGTTGCGGCAGGAGGTCGTCTCCCGCGGCGCAGACCTGGGGGTGGCCTACGACGGCGACGCCGACCGCTGCATGGCGGTCACGCACACCGGCGAGATCGTGGACGGCGACCAGATCATGACGATTCTGGCGCTGGCCA
It contains:
- a CDS encoding CAP domain-containing protein, with translation MRLSPHPRHPQRSIQRRNHLGMSACLMIAVLLTGILIGRLSRGPDTSDQIFLNNAAPGTSTPTSDPPSPHAEESRAPLGTVVRSAPSPSAERVRPSAEVSKAPREKKSTADQAHRDDLGDATTALGSEHESRAGETDLAALEAEVVRLTNAARRRAGCRPLRVDARLVRSARQHSRDMAATGLLSHDSSDGTSPWLRMERAGYPDGGAENIGRGYQDAEEAVRGWMSSRRHRQNIVNCELRAIGVGVAEGEGGPWWTQDFGYS
- the rplM gene encoding 50S ribosomal protein L13; this translates as MRTYSPKPADVQRQWYVIDATDVVLGRLASQVATLLRGKHKPIFAPHVDTGDFVIVVNADKVVLTGNKLQQKRAYRHSGYPGGLRSIPYSELMEKRPARVIEKAVKGMLPKNSLGRKMAKKLKVYAGPDHPHQAQKPIPFEITQIAQ
- the rpsI gene encoding 30S ribosomal protein S9, coding for MAEPTGVETPVEGALEDYSSEEYPSEYTTESAPSETAVTKPITTGHSYGTGRRKEAVARVRIAPGTGRWTINGRSLDSYFPNKVHQQMVNEPFVELGAEGQFDVIARINGGGVTGQAGALRMGLARALAALDVENNRPPLKKAGFLTRDARVKERKKYGLKKARKAPQYSKR
- the glmM gene encoding phosphoglucosamine mutase — encoded protein: MTGRLFGTDGVRGVAGRDLTAELAMDLSVAAAHVLGDAGAFDGNTGRRGRPVAVVGRDPRASGEFLEAAVVAGLASSGVDVLRLGVLPTPAVAYLTAALGADLGVMLSASHNPAPDNGIKFLARGGYKLPDEVENEIERRLGEKWERPVGAAVGRVRDAFGEADRYISHLLETIPCSLEGLDVVVDCANGAAHMVAPEALRRAGATVEAICASPDGLNINDGCGSTDMERLRQEVVSRGADLGVAYDGDADRCMAVTHTGEIVDGDQIMTILALAMKEEGRLAHDTVVATVMSNLGFKIAMREAGLRVVETAVGDRYVLSAMQEGGYNLGGEQSGHVLLLDHATTGDGLLTSLHLLSVLVRKGGTLADLASVMKRLPQVLINVKDVDKAKAAVSEELAAAVARAEKELGDSGRVLIRPSGTEPMIRVMVEAASEEEARRLAASLADTVRVTCA